One Methanocaldococcus infernus ME DNA segment encodes these proteins:
- a CDS encoding tRNA (cytidine(56)-2'-O)-methyltransferase codes for MRVKVLRLGHRGDRDRRVSTHVALTARALGAEEIIFTEEDEHVRKSVEKIVKNWGGDFKFRVVKNWRSYIKDFKKDGIVVHLTMYGERIDKAIEKIKKFDNILVIVGAEKVPREVYELADFNVSIGNQPHSEIAALAIFLDRLFEGKTLYREFENAKIKVIPSEKGKNVVMKKD; via the coding sequence ATGAGGGTTAAGGTTTTAAGACTTGGACATAGGGGAGATAGGGATAGAAGAGTCTCTACCCATGTGGCATTAACAGCCAGAGCCTTGGGAGCTGAGGAAATTATTTTTACTGAAGAAGATGAGCATGTAAGGAAAAGTGTTGAGAAAATTGTGAAAAACTGGGGAGGAGATTTTAAATTTAGGGTTGTCAAGAATTGGAGAAGCTATATAAAAGATTTTAAGAAGGATGGAATTGTTGTTCATCTAACCATGTATGGGGAGAGAATTGATAAAGCCATTGAGAAAATAAAAAAATTTGACAATATATTGGTTATTGTTGGTGCTGAGAAAGTGCCAAGAGAGGTTTATGAGTTAGCTGACTTTAATGTTTCTATTGGCAATCAGCCACATTCTGAGATAGCAGCTTTAGCTATTTTTTTAGATAGATTATTTGAAGGAAAGACACTATATAGAGAGTTTGAAAATGCTAAAATAAAAGTGATTCCTTCTGAAAAAGGGAAAAATGTTGTCATGAAAAAGGACTAA